The Blautia hydrogenotrophica DSM 10507 genome window below encodes:
- the prfB gene encoding peptide chain release factor 2 (programmed frameshift) codes for MVELDQFKSILSTYAGPLVEVRDSLDLANKEKRIEELEREMEAPDFWDDAEESQKKMKELKYMKDDLQTYENLRTQMEDMETLIEMGYEENDPDLIPEIQEMLDEFQKSFDDIRVKTLLSGEYDSNDAIVTLHAGAGGTESCDWASMLYRMYTRWADKKGFSLEVLDYLDGDEAGIKSVTFEVRGENAYGYLKSEKGVHRLVRISPFNAAGKRQTSFVSCDVMPDIEEDVDVEIRDDDIRVDTYRSSGAGGQHINKTSSAIRITHLPTGIVVQCQNERSQHMNKDKAMQMLKAKLYLLKQQENEEKLSGIRGEVTEIGWGNQIRSYVMQPYTMVKDHRTSEETGNVDSVMDGNIDLFINAYLKWIALSKKDLQK; via the exons GTGGTTGAGTTAGATCAGTTCAAATCTATTTTGAGCACATATGCAGGACCATTAGTGGAAGTGAGGGATTCACTT GACTTGGCTAACAAGGAAAAGCGAATCGAAGAATTAGAAAGGGAGATGGAAGCTCCTGATTTCTGGGATGATGCAGAGGAGTCTCAGAAAAAGATGAAAGAATTAAAGTACATGAAGGATGATCTCCAGACGTATGAGAATCTGAGGACACAGATGGAGGACATGGAGACGCTGATTGAAATGGGATACGAGGAAAACGACCCAGATTTGATCCCAGAGATTCAGGAGATGTTGGACGAGTTTCAGAAGAGTTTCGATGACATTCGTGTGAAGACTTTGCTGTCTGGTGAGTATGACAGTAACGATGCCATTGTGACGCTTCACGCCGGAGCAGGAGGAACTGAGTCCTGCGACTGGGCGAGTATGCTCTACCGGATGTATACCCGTTGGGCAGATAAGAAGGGATTTTCTTTGGAAGTTCTGGACTATCTAGACGGAGACGAGGCGGGAATCAAGTCGGTGACCTTTGAAGTACGGGGAGAGAATGCCTATGGGTATTTAAAATCTGAAAAAGGAGTTCATCGTCTGGTGCGTATTTCTCCGTTTAATGCGGCGGGCAAGAGGCAGACTTCCTTTGTGTCTTGCGATGTGATGCCGGATATCGAGGAAGATGTGGATGTGGAGATACGGGATGACGATATTCGTGTGGATACCTATCGGTCCAGTGGTGCCGGTGGGCAGCACATCAATAAAACATCCTCGGCAATTCGAATCACGCACCTGCCAACTGGCATTGTGGTGCAGTGTCAGAATGAACGTTCTCAGCACATGAACAAAGACAAAGCTATGCAGATGCTGAAAGCAAAGCTGTACCTGCTGAAGCAGCAGGAGAATGAAGAAAAGCTCTCTGGAATTCGAGGCGAGGTGACGGAGATCGGCTGGGGAAATCAGATTCGTTCTTATGTTATGCAGCCGTACACCATGGTAAAGGATCATAGAACCAGCGAGGAGACCGGGAATGTGGATTCTGTGATGGACGGGAACATTGACCTATTTATCAATGCCTATTTGAAATGGATAGCATTGTCGAAAAAAGACTTGCAGAAATAG
- a CDS encoding ACT domain-containing protein has product MGKESEKKKYYVVKERAVPEVLIKVVEAKKLLDMGKVETVQDATEQVGISRSSFYKYKDDIFPFHEETRGKTLTFIISMDDEPGLLSSVLQMIAQYHGNILTIHQSIPISGVATLTLSVAILPNEGDAQAMVEAIERCEGIHYLKILGRE; this is encoded by the coding sequence ATGGGAAAAGAATCAGAGAAGAAAAAATACTATGTAGTCAAAGAGAGAGCAGTGCCGGAAGTTTTGATTAAGGTGGTTGAGGCCAAGAAGCTCTTAGACATGGGAAAGGTAGAGACGGTTCAGGATGCCACGGAGCAGGTGGGAATCAGTCGCAGTTCTTTTTATAAGTATAAGGATGATATCTTTCCTTTCCACGAGGAGACTAGAGGAAAGACTCTTACCTTTATCATCTCCATGGATGATGAGCCGGGATTGTTGTCCAGTGTGCTGCAAATGATTGCCCAGTATCACGGAAATATTCTGACAATTCATCAGAGTATTCCAATCAGTGGGGTTGCTACTCTGACTTTGAGTGTGGCCATATTACCGAATGAAGGTGATGCGCAGGCGATGGTGGAAGCCATAGAACGCTGTGAGGGCATTCATTATTTAAAAATTTTAGGCAGAGAGTGA